A region of Thermovibrio ammonificans HB-1 DNA encodes the following proteins:
- a CDS encoding 2-oxoacid:acceptor oxidoreductase subunit alpha: MERSVIIGGQAGEGIKEAANLLAKVLVNLGYSAFTYHDYPSLIRGGHNFSQVRFSNEPVAAPVEKADYIVALDERSVKEHLKNAKESTVWIVDEAVSSVEGIKLPLRKLAKGVMRSSAILGALLKAFRIERSAGEAVIEQLPQPEENKQVFNKSYDLAPEVEEIVEVEGIKGTYISGSEATALGAVDGGLNVYIAYPMTPASPVLHYLAAHKREFGIKVVQPENEIGVINMVLGAAYAGGRAMTGTSGGGFALMTETLSLAGMSETPVVIYEAQRGAPSTGVPTYTEQADLLFALFAGHGDFQRIVVAPSSARECYLLTREALNLAWKFQVPVIILTSKNVAESFFTEPIERERVVEEPKLWNGEGTYKRYTITEDGISPLAFPGTKGAVVKSNSYEHDEVGITTERPEVIRAMKEKRERKRQTIYNYFKDRSDTVTVGGDTNSNRVLVTWGENWGVCCEVGEELGYKAVKPNYLEPFPAERLKQELQGAREIIAVELSITGQFEKLLKLNGIEATRRFRKYDTRPIFKEELTRFLRGER; the protein is encoded by the coding sequence ATGGAACGGTCTGTCATCATCGGAGGCCAGGCAGGAGAAGGCATAAAAGAGGCCGCCAACCTGCTGGCCAAAGTTCTGGTAAACCTCGGTTACTCGGCCTTCACCTACCACGACTACCCGTCGCTCATCAGGGGAGGGCACAACTTCTCCCAGGTCAGGTTCTCAAACGAACCGGTAGCCGCCCCCGTAGAGAAGGCGGACTACATAGTGGCCCTCGACGAAAGGAGCGTTAAAGAGCACCTAAAAAACGCCAAAGAGTCAACCGTATGGATTGTAGATGAAGCGGTCTCCTCGGTTGAGGGGATAAAACTGCCCCTGAGAAAACTGGCAAAGGGGGTTATGAGAAGCTCTGCAATCCTGGGAGCGCTGCTGAAGGCCTTCAGAATAGAGAGGAGCGCAGGCGAGGCGGTAATCGAGCAGCTCCCGCAACCGGAAGAGAACAAACAGGTCTTTAACAAAAGCTACGACCTTGCCCCGGAAGTTGAAGAGATAGTAGAAGTAGAGGGGATAAAGGGAACCTACATATCCGGCAGCGAAGCAACGGCTCTCGGGGCGGTAGACGGGGGTCTAAACGTTTACATAGCCTACCCTATGACACCCGCATCGCCGGTGCTCCACTACCTTGCCGCCCACAAAAGAGAGTTCGGAATAAAGGTGGTCCAACCGGAAAACGAGATAGGAGTGATAAACATGGTCCTCGGGGCCGCCTACGCCGGAGGCAGGGCGATGACGGGAACTTCGGGAGGCGGCTTCGCCCTCATGACAGAGACCTTGAGCCTTGCCGGCATGAGCGAAACGCCGGTTGTAATCTACGAAGCCCAAAGGGGAGCTCCCTCTACAGGCGTTCCCACCTACACGGAGCAGGCAGACCTGCTGTTTGCCCTGTTTGCCGGCCACGGAGACTTCCAGCGGATAGTGGTGGCCCCCTCATCTGCAAGAGAGTGCTACCTGTTAACCAGAGAGGCCCTCAACTTGGCCTGGAAATTTCAAGTACCCGTGATTATCCTGACGAGTAAAAACGTGGCAGAGAGCTTCTTCACAGAACCCATAGAGAGAGAACGGGTAGTTGAAGAGCCAAAACTTTGGAACGGAGAGGGAACCTACAAACGCTACACGATAACCGAAGACGGAATCTCCCCCTTGGCCTTCCCGGGAACAAAAGGGGCAGTGGTGAAATCAAACAGCTACGAGCACGACGAAGTCGGAATAACCACCGAGCGCCCCGAAGTGATAAGGGCCATGAAGGAGAAGAGGGAGAGAAAAAGGCAGACCATTTACAACTACTTCAAAGACAGGAGCGACACGGTCACAGTGGGCGGAGATACAAACTCCAACCGGGTCCTTGTAACCTGGGGCGAGAACTGGGGAGTGTGCTGTGAAGTGGGCGAAGAGCTGGGCTACAAAGCGGTAAAACCCAACTACCTCGAACCCTTCCCCGCCGAGAGGCTAAAGCAGGAGCTTCAAGGAGCCCGGGAAATCATCGCTGTTGAGCTATCGATTACAGGGCAGTTCGAAAAACTCCTGAAGCTAAACGGTATAGAGGCAACCCGCCGCTTCAGGAAGTACGACACCCGACCAATCTTCAAAGAAGAGCTAACCCGCTTTTTAAGGGGGGAGAGATGA
- a CDS encoding thiamine pyrophosphate-dependent enzyme has protein sequence MSIQLKDLKTYAENTWCPGCGNFAILKAFEEAVVELSEEIAPENFVISSGIGCHGKIVDYINLNSFYSIHGRALNNLEGMKLINDNLRCVAFVGDGDIYAEGISHLIFAAKRNADITVIVHDNRAYSLTTGQFTPTSPSRFKGKSTPEGPPEDPMNPILLMLSAGATFVARGFAGDIPHLKELIKEAVKHRGFAFIDVLQPCVTFFNTFPFYRKHCYKLEEAGHDPTDFNAAIERAREWDYNSDDENTKIPIGVFYRVRKPTFEERV, from the coding sequence ATGAGCATCCAGCTGAAAGACCTAAAGACCTACGCCGAGAACACCTGGTGTCCGGGATGCGGCAACTTCGCAATCCTCAAGGCCTTTGAAGAAGCCGTAGTTGAGCTCTCGGAAGAGATAGCTCCCGAGAACTTCGTAATATCCTCCGGCATAGGGTGCCACGGCAAAATCGTTGACTACATAAACCTTAACAGCTTCTACTCCATACACGGCAGGGCACTGAACAACCTTGAAGGAATGAAGCTGATAAACGACAACCTCAGGTGCGTGGCCTTCGTAGGAGACGGCGACATCTACGCCGAGGGCATCTCGCACCTCATATTTGCGGCCAAAAGGAACGCAGACATCACGGTAATCGTCCACGACAACAGGGCCTACAGCCTCACAACCGGACAGTTCACACCCACAAGTCCCTCAAGGTTCAAGGGAAAGTCAACACCGGAAGGGCCCCCCGAAGACCCGATGAACCCGATTCTCCTGATGCTCTCAGCAGGGGCGACCTTTGTTGCAAGGGGGTTTGCAGGCGACATTCCCCACCTGAAGGAACTCATAAAGGAGGCCGTAAAGCACAGAGGCTTTGCTTTCATAGACGTTTTACAGCCCTGCGTAACCTTCTTCAACACATTCCCCTTCTACAGAAAGCACTGCTACAAACTCGAAGAGGCCGGCCACGACCCGACAGACTTCAACGCCGCCATCGAGAGGGCAAGGGAGTGGGACTACAACAGCGACGACGAGAACACAAAAATACCGATAGGGGTGTTCTACAGGGTAAGGAAACCCACCTTCGAGGAGAGGGTATAG